The proteins below are encoded in one region of Bacteroidota bacterium:
- a CDS encoding Na/Pi cotransporter family protein: protein MDLLPHLLRLAAGIGLFLFAMYLLEESLRNLSGRRFKLLLQKITKNRYGAAAGGALVTAILQSSSMVSLMVLAFVGAGIFSMRTALALILGANLGTTASSWIVATIGFSMDLELIAYPAICVGGILLMVGGKRKTTRYISFFLLGFGLLFVALAFMKTAMEGQVQNFNLGQFNDMPLLIFLALGFVITVIVQSSNVTMALTLSALHTGALGFAPAAALVLGSEVGTIIKLLISAIGGGPVKKRVALGNFTFNLLLMIVVFALLKPILWIITDLFAISDPLIGLALFSTLTNLMGILLFLPFLDPFARFLERFFKGSTRAAAAYIGQAIATEPETALDLFRREANYLVYNAMRFNLEQFGLDRKVLPANPEFKQINVAKKLPAMDLTQKYDFLKELTGELQAFYLTLRAKMEGGAGMVELNQLISAVRSAMYSTKCIKDIGNNIDNLNSSSKEIKYSFFQHHQSETRELYLQLANLMQATPKDTNANESLQQLYHLVENNYQESLNDFYQNALTAKLEDVDMTIVLNFNRELFTSNKAIVMAVKDMLLDEKQAEAFNSLPVYRT from the coding sequence ATGGATTTGCTGCCGCATCTTTTAAGGCTTGCAGCCGGTATCGGCCTGTTCCTGTTTGCGATGTATTTGCTGGAGGAATCTCTGCGCAACCTTTCGGGGCGTCGATTCAAGCTGTTGTTGCAGAAAATTACGAAAAACCGGTACGGAGCCGCCGCCGGCGGCGCGCTCGTGACGGCTATCCTGCAAAGCAGTTCGATGGTCTCCCTCATGGTACTCGCCTTCGTCGGGGCCGGTATCTTTTCCATGCGCACCGCCTTGGCCTTGATTTTGGGCGCCAACCTCGGAACAACGGCCTCAAGTTGGATTGTTGCGACGATTGGCTTCTCGATGGACCTGGAATTGATCGCCTATCCTGCGATTTGTGTAGGGGGCATCTTGTTGATGGTCGGCGGCAAGCGCAAAACCACCCGTTACATTTCCTTTTTCCTGTTAGGATTTGGATTGCTGTTTGTGGCTTTGGCATTCATGAAAACGGCCATGGAAGGTCAGGTTCAGAATTTCAACCTTGGCCAATTCAACGACATGCCGTTGCTCATTTTCCTGGCGCTTGGATTTGTGATCACGGTGATTGTCCAGTCGAGCAATGTCACGATGGCGCTTACGCTCAGCGCCTTGCATACGGGCGCGCTCGGGTTTGCGCCTGCCGCAGCGCTCGTGCTCGGCTCCGAGGTGGGTACGATCATCAAATTGCTGATCAGCGCCATCGGGGGCGGACCCGTCAAAAAGCGCGTGGCATTGGGCAATTTCACCTTCAACCTCCTGCTGATGATCGTGGTCTTTGCCTTGTTGAAACCCATTTTATGGATCATCACCGACCTGTTTGCGATTTCAGATCCGCTCATCGGCCTCGCGTTGTTTTCAACGCTGACCAACTTGATGGGAATCCTGTTGTTTTTGCCCTTTCTCGATCCATTTGCACGGTTTCTCGAACGGTTTTTCAAAGGTTCCACACGTGCGGCAGCCGCCTACATCGGGCAGGCGATCGCGACCGAGCCGGAAACGGCACTCGACTTGTTTCGGAGGGAAGCCAACTATCTTGTTTACAATGCCATGCGCTTCAACTTGGAGCAATTCGGGCTCGATCGGAAGGTTTTGCCTGCGAATCCTGAATTTAAGCAGATCAATGTTGCGAAAAAGCTGCCGGCAATGGACCTCACCCAGAAATACGACTTTTTGAAGGAATTGACCGGCGAATTGCAGGCTTTTTACCTGACTTTGCGGGCCAAAATGGAAGGCGGGGCCGGTATGGTGGAACTCAATCAATTGATTTCGGCGGTGCGCAGTGCGATGTATTCGACCAAGTGCATCAAAGACATCGGCAACAACATCGACAACCTCAACAGTTCCTCCAAGGAGATCAAATATTCGTTTTTCCAACACCATCAAAGTGAAACACGGGAGCTTTATTTGCAGTTGGCCAACCTTATGCAAGCCACTCCCAAGGACACCAATGCCAATGAATCACTCCAACAGCTCTACCATCTCGTCGAAAACAACTATCAGGAATCCCTGAATGACTTTTATCAAAATGCATTGACAGCCAAGCTTGAAGATGTCGACATGACCATCGTCCTCAATTTCAACCGCGAACTTTTCACCTCCAACAAAGCGATCGTCATGGCCGTGAAGGACATGTTGCTGGACGAAAAGCAGGCAGAGGCTTTCAACAGCCTCCCGGTCTATCGGACTTGA
- a CDS encoding mechanosensitive ion channel, producing MKKWLVILVKVLILAVAMYVRYLSEYVPKTLTERNVVYTSLRLVMVLIVLNLVYEVMKSIYRSRNRIKGLVHDGFLQGLRNLFILFSGLVVSATLFGFFGIDFKTLFTTLSIVAAAIAIVTKEFINDMIVGIFLGFSKDFEIGDYVKIDDEKGKIVEIGLTKIKLLNDDDDLMIIPNNKVYASEVTNYTKRDIRILSIDFQIAIAKITSIDALESDLIHSLDSFAEYIHEDSFLLKIVEVKKEHLDLKFQYRLKNLDREMQRQIRRKTVRQVLSYVTQKPSLDKVEKA from the coding sequence ATGAAAAAGTGGCTCGTCATCCTGGTAAAGGTGCTGATTCTCGCAGTGGCGATGTACGTGCGCTACCTTTCGGAATATGTGCCCAAGACGTTGACCGAACGCAATGTGGTGTACACCTCCCTGCGTTTGGTCATGGTGCTCATCGTGTTGAATCTCGTGTACGAGGTGATGAAAAGCATCTACCGGAGCCGCAACCGCATCAAAGGCTTGGTTCACGATGGATTTTTGCAAGGGCTCCGCAATTTGTTCATCCTCTTCTCCGGCCTCGTCGTGAGTGCCACCCTGTTCGGATTCTTCGGGATTGACTTCAAGACGCTGTTCACGACCTTGAGCATCGTCGCTGCAGCGATTGCCATCGTCACCAAGGAGTTCATCAACGACATGATTGTCGGCATCTTTTTGGGCTTCTCCAAAGACTTCGAAATTGGGGACTACGTCAAAATTGACGATGAGAAGGGTAAAATCGTGGAAATTGGCCTCACCAAAATCAAGTTGCTCAACGACGACGATGACCTCATGATCATCCCCAACAACAAGGTTTACGCCAGCGAAGTCACCAATTACACCAAACGCGACATTCGCATCTTAAGCATTGATTTCCAGATCGCGATCGCCAAAATCACGAGCATCGATGCCCTGGAAAGCGACTTGATCCATTCCTTGGATTCATTTGCAGAATACATCCACGAGGACTCCTTCTTGCTCAAGATTGTGGAAGTGAAGAAGGAGCATCTGGACCTCAAGTTCCAATACCGTTTGAAGAACCTCGACCGGGAAATGCAGCGGCAGATTCGACGGAAGACTGTGCGCCAAGTGTTGAGCTACGTGACACAAAAGCCTTCCTTGGACAAGGTGGAGAAGGCCTGA
- a CDS encoding cytochrome c, with the protein MKRLALPFFLCLLLAACSFPKEAEYRIPEKHEVKDRKDFLAQYKEGHSIYQTRCATCHTKEVDGKKVEPRFLPLQLESYLIRLKPHEHRPSLTKETLTDLEIKKVFVYLLNNHVKEDWKKSH; encoded by the coding sequence ATGAAGCGTTTGGCCCTCCCCTTCTTCCTCTGCCTGCTCCTTGCTGCCTGCTCCTTCCCCAAAGAGGCCGAATACCGCATACCCGAAAAGCATGAGGTCAAGGACCGCAAGGATTTTCTGGCTCAGTACAAGGAAGGGCACAGCATTTACCAAACGCGCTGCGCCACCTGCCATACCAAGGAAGTCGACGGAAAAAAGGTCGAACCACGGTTTCTGCCCTTGCAGCTCGAAAGTTATCTCATTCGCCTCAAGCCGCATGAACACCGGCCGAGCCTCACCAAAGAAACCCTCACCGACCTCGAAATCAAGAAGGTATTCGTTTACCTGCTCAACAACCACGTGAAGGAGGATTGGAAGAAGTCGCACTGA
- a CDS encoding SRPBCC family protein, whose translation MQQEKASITVQTTVNRPIETVWHCWTNPADVQQWNNASDDWHTPAASNDLRVGGSFSYRMEAKDGSFGFDFNGIYDVVEAHAEIEYSLEDARRVRITFVQDGDHTVVTETFDAETENSLELQQTGWQMILDNFKRYVEGK comes from the coding sequence ATGCAACAAGAAAAAGCATCCATCACCGTTCAAACAACCGTGAACCGTCCGATTGAAACTGTCTGGCATTGCTGGACCAATCCGGCGGATGTGCAACAGTGGAACAATGCAAGCGACGACTGGCATACACCGGCTGCAAGCAACGACCTCCGCGTCGGCGGATCGTTCAGCTACCGCATGGAAGCCAAGGACGGCAGCTTCGGATTTGATTTCAACGGGATTTATGACGTTGTCGAAGCCCATGCCGAGATCGAATACAGCTTGGAAGATGCCCGTCGGGTGCGTATCACATTCGTGCAAGACGGCGACCACACGGTCGTGACCGAGACGTTTGATGCCGAAACGGAAAATTCCTTGGAATTGCAGCAAACTGGCTGGCAGATGATTCTGGACAACTTCAAGCGCTACGTCGAAGGGAAATAA
- a CDS encoding DUF1571 domain-containing protein yields MRIRRISLLLLLLTASHFSLQAQNPARAIMDKMIASMDNILTVSARVKRLERLADGEVVTGEMEFKAMFEPRLKAYVRIKSPREGTEVLYVDGWNDNNALVNTNGFPWINVSLDPEGSTMMDKQHHSLRCIGFRFTEGVVKHVYKRHTTDFDDHVIYMGQQKWYNRTTHVVKIIYDDYGSSKYTVQGTENLSQIERKIFVPAAKILEMNPGMDDYWDLKPGQVINVPTVYGKESIFMIDTETYLPIVQIINDEKGLFEKYEYHDVKVNPKFGANEFSKDFPDYGF; encoded by the coding sequence ATGCGAATTCGTAGAATTTCTTTGTTGTTGCTGTTGTTGACGGCATCCCATTTCAGCCTTCAAGCCCAAAATCCTGCACGTGCGATCATGGACAAAATGATTGCGAGCATGGACAACATTCTCACGGTCAGTGCCCGTGTCAAGCGACTTGAGCGTTTGGCCGATGGCGAAGTGGTGACCGGCGAAATGGAGTTCAAAGCCATGTTTGAGCCGCGCCTCAAAGCATACGTACGCATCAAAAGTCCGCGCGAAGGAACTGAAGTTCTCTATGTCGATGGATGGAACGACAACAATGCCCTCGTCAACACGAACGGATTTCCATGGATCAACGTGAGCTTGGATCCTGAGGGAAGCACCATGATGGACAAGCAGCACCACAGCCTGCGCTGCATTGGTTTCCGGTTCACGGAGGGCGTTGTCAAGCACGTGTACAAACGCCATACCACTGATTTTGATGATCATGTCATCTACATGGGGCAGCAAAAATGGTACAACCGCACGACGCATGTCGTGAAGATCATCTATGATGACTATGGCTCATCCAAATACACCGTCCAAGGCACCGAAAACCTCTCCCAAATCGAAAGGAAAATTTTTGTTCCTGCTGCCAAAATCCTGGAAATGAACCCTGGAATGGACGATTATTGGGACTTGAAGCCTGGACAGGTAATCAACGTGCCAACGGTGTACGGCAAGGAATCCATCTTCATGATTGACACGGAAACCTATCTTCCGATCGTCCAAATCATCAACGACGAAAAGGGATTGTTTGAGAAATACGAATACCACGACGTCAAGGTCAATCCCAAGTTTGGCGCCAACGAATTTTCCAAGGACTTTCCCGACTACGGATTCTGA